From a single Gracilimonas sp. genomic region:
- a CDS encoding DUF2911 domain-containing protein has protein sequence MIKSFVLRVFVLAFCGAFLLTAFGCESKKPADPQPAQNGNRKSPIAIASIKHNSTYIKVVYGQPYRRGRTIFGEWEPWGKVWRTGANEATEITITEPVLMGDQAITPGTYALFTIPEPDSFTVVLNHELGQWGAFEYKPERDYKRMKFPVQNLETPVEAFTIQFSEPEYSMTTMTLKWDVVRVDIPIRFYGE, from the coding sequence TTGATAAAATCATTTGTTCTTCGCGTTTTTGTTTTGGCATTTTGTGGGGCCTTTCTGTTAACCGCTTTTGGTTGTGAATCCAAAAAGCCCGCAGATCCACAGCCTGCACAAAATGGCAACCGCAAAAGCCCGATCGCCATTGCTTCCATCAAGCATAACAGCACCTACATAAAAGTAGTTTACGGACAACCATACCGGCGCGGACGTACAATTTTCGGGGAATGGGAGCCCTGGGGAAAAGTATGGAGAACCGGTGCAAATGAAGCGACTGAAATCACCATTACCGAACCGGTGCTAATGGGCGATCAGGCGATAACTCCCGGAACCTATGCTTTGTTTACCATTCCGGAGCCGGATTCTTTTACGGTTGTCCTCAACCATGAATTAGGACAGTGGGGAGCGTTTGAATACAAGCCGGAGCGCGACTACAAACGGATGAAATTTCCCGTTCAGAATTTAGAAACACCGGTTGAGGCTTTTACCATTCAGTTTTCTGAACCCGAATACAGCATGACCACGATGACGCTGAAATGGGATGTGGTAAGAGTAGATATCCCCATTCGGTTTTACGGGGAGTAG
- a CDS encoding hemolysin III family protein — translation MKTFFPPREPFNAYSHYLGAFIATIWLFFLMSAASESPTGHKAAYLVYGISVILMFLSSAIYHTINVQNNIEEFFRMVDHYLIYIVIAGSYTPMCAIVLEGAWQWGMLLGIWLFALAGILKKTFWMNAPRWFSTVIYLFMGWASVIILPMVWKMLPHGFVYWIAIGGLFYTIGAVIYGIKKPNPIPTAFGFHEIWHLFVMGGAFSHYWAIYNYLPPFSITG, via the coding sequence TTGAAAACATTCTTTCCACCAAGAGAGCCTTTTAATGCCTATTCTCACTATTTAGGTGCTTTTATAGCCACCATTTGGCTTTTCTTTTTGATGTCGGCAGCTTCCGAAAGCCCGACCGGACACAAGGCGGCCTATCTGGTTTATGGTATTTCTGTGATTCTGATGTTTCTCTCAAGTGCTATCTACCACACCATAAATGTGCAAAATAACATCGAAGAATTTTTCAGGATGGTAGATCACTATCTCATATATATTGTCATTGCCGGTTCTTATACGCCCATGTGTGCTATTGTTTTGGAAGGGGCCTGGCAGTGGGGGATGTTGCTGGGCATCTGGCTGTTTGCCCTTGCAGGTATTTTGAAAAAGACTTTCTGGATGAATGCTCCGCGTTGGTTTTCAACGGTTATTTATCTGTTTATGGGTTGGGCTTCAGTAATAATTCTTCCGATGGTTTGGAAGATGCTGCCACACGGATTTGTGTACTGGATTGCCATTGGTGGGTTGTTCTATACAATTGGGGCAGTAATTTACGGCATTAAGAAACCAAACCCGATTCCAACGGCATTCGGCTTTCATGAAATTTGGCACCTGTTTGTAATGGGCGGTGCTTTTTCCCATTATTGGGCGATCTACAACTATTTACCTCCGTTTAGTATTACAGGATGA
- a CDS encoding Nramp family divalent metal transporter, whose translation MDSDKVTSTFKYAFGPGLILAAAAIGVSHLVQSTRAGADYGFTLVWAVIIASLMKYPFLEYGPRYATATGESLIAGYKKLGSWALWIYIIFTIGTMFAIQAAVTIVTASLAVELTGIELSLLVWSIIILLICIGVLFRGQYSALDSLIKVVMVVLSLSTLAAFLVALFDASPAELPAAPSIWDVAGVTFLIALMGWMPIPIDAAAWHSLWSLERQKQTQHKSSLKESLLDFNIGYVGASVLALIFLSLGALVMFGSGVSFSSSGAGFAQQLIDLYTQTLGSWAHWIIIICAFTTMFSTTLTVTDSYPRVTREIIRVMKSEVNESGLFSYKGLLFLISTISMLVLWLTGSQFTYIIDLATSLSFLTAPALAYINYRLIMSRFTPEDHHPKTWLRVLSWLGMIFLSAFALLFFYWRFVG comes from the coding sequence ATGGATTCGGATAAAGTTACATCTACCTTTAAGTACGCATTCGGGCCGGGACTGATTCTGGCTGCGGCCGCCATCGGGGTTTCGCATTTGGTGCAATCTACACGTGCCGGTGCGGATTATGGATTCACCCTGGTCTGGGCGGTCATCATTGCCAGCCTGATGAAGTATCCCTTCCTGGAATACGGCCCACGCTATGCCACAGCCACCGGAGAAAGCCTGATTGCCGGCTACAAAAAACTGGGCAGCTGGGCGCTGTGGATCTACATCATTTTCACTATTGGGACAATGTTCGCTATCCAGGCTGCAGTCACCATCGTTACGGCAAGCCTGGCGGTAGAGTTAACCGGAATCGAGCTGTCGCTACTGGTGTGGAGCATCATTATTTTACTGATTTGCATTGGTGTTTTATTTCGTGGTCAGTATTCAGCTCTCGATTCCCTGATTAAAGTAGTGATGGTAGTTCTTTCACTTTCAACCTTGGCTGCCTTTTTGGTTGCGTTGTTTGATGCCTCTCCTGCCGAACTACCCGCCGCGCCGTCTATATGGGACGTAGCCGGAGTCACCTTCCTGATTGCCCTGATGGGATGGATGCCCATTCCCATTGATGCAGCGGCCTGGCATTCGCTGTGGAGCCTGGAGCGACAAAAGCAGACCCAACATAAATCGAGCCTGAAAGAAAGTCTGCTGGATTTCAATATCGGATATGTGGGAGCATCTGTTCTGGCGCTGATCTTTTTGTCGCTCGGAGCGTTGGTGATGTTTGGTTCGGGTGTAAGTTTTTCATCCTCAGGTGCCGGTTTTGCCCAACAGCTCATCGACCTGTACACGCAGACGCTGGGCAGCTGGGCTCATTGGATTATCATCATATGTGCGTTTACAACCATGTTCAGCACCACTCTTACGGTGACGGATTCTTACCCCCGGGTAACCCGCGAAATTATCCGGGTGATGAAGAGCGAGGTTAACGAGTCGGGACTTTTCTCTTATAAGGGGCTGCTGTTTCTGATCTCAACGATATCCATGTTGGTTCTTTGGCTAACGGGTAGTCAGTTTACCTACATTATAGACCTGGCCACCTCTCTTTCCTTTCTGACAGCACCGGCGCTGGCTTATATTAACTACAGGCTCATCATGTCGCGGTTCACGCCCGAAGACCATCACCCTAAAACATGGCTTAGAGTATTAAGCTGGCTGGGTATGATATTCCTTTCCGCATTTGCACTGCTGTTTTTCTACTGGAGGTTTGTGGGATAG
- a CDS encoding type 1 glutamine amidotransferase, which produces MYDREPVIGITGPTEGGTGAWIFTALSVILQGGKPLRINPDTPRSIDQIDGLILGGGADVEPMKYGQQRIVKAKLARDKRTVFEWILSILFFPIYWLARYFQHTKRSPIDLERDALEFKLLKQAIERGLPVLGICRGMQLMNVHFKGTLHQDIRGFYAEKAQVSSIFPKKRITIKDHTKLCELLQTDICNVNALHNQAIDEPGKGIEIACEELNTGITQAIEHTEYPFMIGVQWHPEYLIQIARQRNIFKQLVSAAR; this is translated from the coding sequence ATGTACGATAGAGAACCGGTCATTGGTATTACAGGTCCAACCGAGGGTGGAACCGGTGCTTGGATATTCACGGCCTTATCAGTAATTCTGCAGGGTGGGAAACCGCTACGTATCAACCCGGATACCCCGAGAAGCATCGATCAGATAGACGGATTGATTCTGGGTGGAGGTGCGGATGTGGAACCCATGAAATACGGGCAGCAGCGAATCGTAAAAGCAAAGCTGGCCCGTGATAAACGTACGGTATTCGAATGGATCCTGTCGATTCTCTTTTTCCCGATATACTGGCTGGCCCGGTATTTTCAGCACACCAAACGATCACCGATCGATTTAGAACGGGATGCCCTTGAATTTAAGCTGCTGAAGCAGGCCATTGAGCGGGGACTTCCCGTGCTGGGCATCTGTCGGGGCATGCAGTTGATGAACGTACATTTTAAAGGAACGCTGCATCAGGACATCCGCGGGTTCTATGCAGAAAAAGCGCAGGTGTCGTCCATCTTCCCGAAAAAACGCATCACCATTAAAGACCACACAAAGCTGTGCGAACTGCTGCAGACCGATATCTGCAATGTAAACGCCCTGCATAATCAAGCCATTGATGAACCCGGAAAGGGAATTGAGATCGCCTGCGAAGAACTGAATACCGGGATCACTCAAGCCATAGAACACACCGAATATCCGTTTATGATTGGTGTGCAGTGGCACCCGGAGTACCTGATCCAGATTGCCCGCCAGCGTAATATTTTCAAGCAGCTGGTGAGTGCAGCGAGGTGA
- the serA gene encoding phosphoglycerate dehydrogenase: protein MPTANEDLSYPKENIKVLLLEGIHPTAEENFRKHNFLNVETQDEALSEEELLDKIEDVHLIGIRSKTQITEKVISKANKLKGIGCFCIGTNQVDLQAAMMAGITVFNSPYSNTRSVAELVIAESIMLKRRIPLRDKKAHEGTWLKDAKDSYEVRGKNIGIIGYGHIGSQVSVLAENMGFNVLFYDVEPKLPMGNATRVESLEALLNKSDIVTLHVPATPGTNKMIDAERFAQMKKGSVLLNLSRGSVVDIQALKEAIESGHISGAGIDVYPEEPESSGENFTTALQNLPNVILTPHIGGSTIEAQYNIGDDVSTKLINLIDNGTTVGSHSVPPLNLPVQKNAHRILHIHENKPGVLSEINKCLSDSDINILGQYLKTNEHIGYVVLDVDKEYDEQVIEEIRNVKHTIKTRILY, encoded by the coding sequence ATGCCTACTGCTAACGAAGATCTTTCTTATCCCAAAGAAAATATTAAAGTCCTGCTTTTGGAAGGAATTCACCCCACTGCGGAGGAAAATTTCAGAAAGCATAATTTCCTGAATGTTGAAACGCAGGATGAAGCCTTAAGTGAAGAGGAGCTGTTGGATAAAATTGAAGATGTCCACCTGATTGGGATTCGCTCCAAAACCCAGATCACGGAGAAAGTCATCAGTAAAGCAAACAAGCTGAAAGGCATCGGCTGCTTTTGCATCGGCACCAATCAGGTAGATCTGCAAGCCGCGATGATGGCCGGGATTACCGTTTTCAATTCTCCGTATTCCAACACCCGCTCGGTAGCTGAGTTGGTTATTGCCGAATCCATTATGCTAAAACGCCGGATTCCCCTTCGTGATAAAAAAGCCCATGAAGGGACCTGGCTAAAAGATGCGAAAGACAGTTACGAGGTCCGCGGTAAAAACATTGGCATTATCGGGTATGGACATATTGGGTCTCAGGTTTCCGTGCTGGCCGAGAATATGGGCTTCAATGTGCTCTTTTATGATGTTGAGCCGAAGCTCCCCATGGGTAACGCCACCCGGGTGGAATCACTGGAGGCACTGCTTAACAAATCGGACATTGTAACGCTGCACGTACCAGCCACACCGGGTACCAATAAGATGATAGACGCCGAACGATTTGCCCAAATGAAGAAGGGCAGTGTGCTGCTTAACCTGTCGCGGGGTTCGGTGGTTGATATACAGGCACTGAAAGAGGCCATTGAATCCGGTCATATTTCCGGAGCCGGAATTGATGTATATCCTGAGGAGCCGGAGTCGTCGGGAGAGAATTTTACAACCGCCCTGCAGAATTTACCTAATGTGATTTTAACGCCGCATATTGGCGGCTCCACCATCGAGGCGCAGTATAATATCGGGGATGATGTATCCACCAAGCTCATCAACCTTATTGATAACGGAACTACGGTTGGATCGCATTCGGTGCCACCGCTGAATCTGCCCGTTCAAAAAAATGCACATCGTATACTTCATATTCACGAAAACAAGCCGGGCGTTCTTTCCGAAATCAACAAATGCCTGTCCGATTCCGATATTAATATTCTGGGGCAGTACCTGAAAACCAACGAGCACATCGGCTATGTGGTACTGGATGTGGATAAAGAATACGACGAGCAGGTGATTGAAGAAATCCGAAATGTGAAGCATACCATTAAAACGCGGATTTTGTATTAA
- a CDS encoding ABC-F family ATP-binding cassette domain-containing protein — translation MTYLSTENLSKNFGIKPLFEDLTFGMSKGDKTALIAPNGTGKSTLLKILAGEMEPDSGKVMTQKGIQVGFLAQEPDMEDSMTISEFIAHGNSEKIRVVQRYEKAVRDQAEDFNPQTQQAFEKASAAMDAAEAWDVEQQMEQILGVLNIYDLDQSIASLSGGERKRVALAFVLLDEPDLLILDEPTNHLDVEMIEWLESYLAKSTMTLLMVTHDRYFLDRVCNHILELDYGKLYHHKGNYEYYLEKKAEREEIEATEIAKAGKLMKKELEWMRRGPKARTTKSKSRIKDFYKTQEKAQSGREETELQLDVNMSRMGGKVLELKNISKAYDDTVILDDFSYQFLQGERIGVLGKNGVGKSTFLKILLGEEPADSGEIETGETIVFGHYQQKGIKIDESKRVIEVIKEVAEVIELANGDRITASQFLEHFMFPSKMQYTPVEKLSGGEKRRLGLMMVLIKNPNFLILDEPTNDLDLLTLNKLEDFLQNFGGCLIIVSHDRFFMDKLVDHYFVFEGQGVIDDFHGTYEEYREEMLNRMAAASSPKKEKPAPETKPEQKSSSDQPKKLSYNERREFNKLEKEIARMEKEKSRLEEKMSGGDLGYEELNELSKEFEELKESLEEKELHWLELAERA, via the coding sequence ATGACCTACCTTTCTACCGAGAATCTTTCCAAAAATTTTGGGATTAAGCCTCTTTTTGAGGACCTGACCTTTGGCATGTCCAAAGGAGATAAGACAGCTCTGATTGCTCCCAATGGTACGGGGAAGTCCACCTTGCTGAAAATTCTTGCCGGAGAAATGGAGCCTGATTCCGGAAAAGTGATGACACAAAAAGGCATTCAAGTTGGATTTCTTGCACAGGAGCCGGACATGGAAGACAGCATGACCATCAGTGAGTTCATAGCTCATGGAAATTCTGAGAAAATCCGGGTTGTGCAGCGTTATGAAAAAGCTGTTCGGGATCAGGCTGAGGATTTCAACCCCCAAACCCAGCAGGCTTTTGAGAAGGCTTCTGCTGCTATGGATGCCGCCGAAGCCTGGGACGTAGAGCAGCAAATGGAACAGATCCTGGGCGTGCTCAATATCTATGACCTGGATCAGTCTATTGCTTCACTTTCGGGTGGAGAGCGAAAACGGGTGGCCCTCGCCTTTGTGCTTCTGGATGAACCGGACCTGCTGATTCTGGATGAGCCGACTAACCACCTGGATGTGGAAATGATAGAGTGGCTGGAATCGTATCTCGCCAAAAGTACCATGACCTTGCTGATGGTAACCCATGATCGCTATTTCCTGGACCGCGTTTGTAATCATATCCTTGAGCTGGATTACGGCAAGCTCTATCACCATAAAGGGAATTACGAATATTACCTGGAGAAGAAAGCCGAGCGGGAAGAGATTGAGGCTACCGAAATTGCCAAAGCCGGCAAGCTGATGAAGAAAGAGCTGGAGTGGATGCGGCGCGGACCCAAAGCCCGCACCACCAAATCCAAGTCCCGGATCAAGGATTTTTACAAGACTCAAGAAAAGGCGCAATCAGGCCGGGAAGAAACCGAACTGCAGCTGGATGTGAATATGAGTCGGATGGGCGGAAAAGTGCTCGAGCTCAAGAACATCTCCAAAGCCTATGATGACACCGTTATCCTGGACGATTTCAGTTACCAGTTTTTGCAGGGCGAGCGCATTGGTGTTTTGGGGAAGAATGGGGTCGGCAAAAGCACCTTTCTGAAAATACTGCTGGGAGAAGAACCCGCTGATTCCGGCGAGATTGAAACCGGCGAGACCATTGTATTTGGTCACTATCAGCAGAAGGGAATAAAAATTGATGAGTCGAAGCGGGTGATTGAAGTCATAAAGGAAGTGGCGGAAGTCATCGAACTCGCCAATGGAGACAGAATAACGGCGTCGCAGTTTCTGGAACATTTTATGTTTCCATCCAAAATGCAGTACACACCTGTTGAAAAGCTGAGTGGCGGTGAAAAGCGCCGGCTGGGCTTGATGATGGTGCTTATCAAAAACCCTAATTTCCTGATCCTTGATGAGCCTACCAACGACCTGGATCTGCTCACCTTAAACAAACTGGAAGATTTCCTTCAAAACTTCGGTGGCTGCCTGATCATCGTTTCTCACGACCGCTTTTTTATGGATAAGTTAGTGGACCACTATTTTGTGTTTGAGGGACAAGGGGTGATTGATGATTTCCACGGAACCTATGAGGAATACCGTGAGGAAATGCTGAACCGTATGGCTGCCGCTTCATCCCCGAAAAAAGAGAAACCGGCTCCAGAAACAAAACCTGAGCAAAAGAGCTCATCAGATCAACCCAAAAAACTAAGCTATAACGAGCGAAGGGAATTCAACAAGCTGGAGAAGGAAATCGCCAGAATGGAAAAAGAGAAATCCCGCCTTGAAGAAAAAATGAGTGGCGGCGATTTGGGTTATGAGGAGCTGAATGAGCTGTCGAAGGAATTTGAAGAATTGAAGGAGTCATTGGAAGAAAAGGAACTGCACTGGCTGGAGCTGGCAGAGAGAGCGTAG
- a CDS encoding amidoligase family protein, which translates to MKFKTPPVTKNQKGEERSVGFEFEFTGVEMADAAKMVVDLYGGETEQVSGYEFKVKDSDYGTFSLELDASLFLNKKYEGVLKSVGLDVEKLQNKDKLEDTLREMASTVVPFEIITPPIPFSQLDALNKLVDKLREWKAKGTGSSFFYAFGLHLNPEVPELTAESLLRHLKAYVMLDAWIRQDADIDISRKLTPYINEYEMKYIRHILQEDYLPDLETLIRDYFEFDNSRNRPLDMLPVFRFLEEELTEELLDEKLTSARPTFHYRLPNCSIQDESWSLGEEWNRWWLVERLAADEQTLNQYSRRFLQMDEKTLFSVKRKWIKLMDRWVQNVR; encoded by the coding sequence TTGAAGTTTAAAACACCACCGGTCACGAAAAATCAAAAAGGCGAGGAGCGCTCTGTCGGATTCGAATTTGAATTCACCGGCGTCGAAATGGCCGATGCAGCTAAGATGGTCGTGGACCTTTATGGCGGAGAAACAGAGCAGGTTAGCGGGTATGAGTTTAAAGTGAAGGACTCTGATTACGGAACCTTCTCCCTGGAGCTGGATGCCAGCCTCTTTCTCAACAAAAAATATGAAGGGGTGTTGAAATCGGTTGGGCTGGATGTGGAAAAGCTTCAGAACAAGGACAAGCTGGAGGATACGCTGCGGGAGATGGCATCAACAGTTGTTCCCTTCGAAATCATCACTCCGCCTATTCCTTTTTCTCAACTGGACGCACTTAACAAATTGGTAGATAAACTCCGGGAGTGGAAAGCAAAGGGAACGGGGAGTTCATTTTTCTATGCCTTTGGCCTGCATCTGAACCCGGAGGTGCCTGAGTTGACGGCGGAAAGTTTGTTGCGTCACCTGAAAGCCTATGTGATGCTGGACGCCTGGATTCGTCAGGATGCGGATATTGATATCAGCCGGAAGCTGACGCCTTACATTAACGAGTACGAAATGAAATATATCCGTCACATTTTGCAGGAAGACTACCTTCCGGATTTGGAAACACTGATCCGGGATTACTTTGAATTCGATAACTCCCGAAACCGCCCGCTGGATATGCTCCCGGTGTTCCGGTTTTTGGAAGAAGAACTCACCGAAGAACTTTTGGATGAGAAACTGACTTCCGCCCGCCCCACCTTTCATTATCGGCTTCCGAACTGCTCCATTCAGGATGAAAGCTGGTCGCTGGGGGAGGAATGGAACCGTTGGTGGCTGGTTGAACGTTTAGCTGCTGATGAACAAACGCTAAATCAATACTCAAGAAGATTTCTGCAAATGGACGAGAAGACCTTATTTAGTGTAAAAAGGAAATGGATAAAGCTGATGGATCGCTGGGTGCAAAATGTACGATAG
- a CDS encoding M14 family metallopeptidase, which produces MKALFTALFSLLFGMMTHAQVLNPEPVTLDYYLPDGVTYNSEIPTPKEVLGAELGEWHVRHDQLVKYMYAVAEASNRVTITEYARTYENRPLLMLTITSPQNQRNIDQIKEEHVKLTDASVSDELNLDEMPVVVTMSYSVHGNEPSGSNASLAVVYHLAAAQGSEINEMLNNTVILIDPSINPDGLSRFAHWANIHKSKNVLVTDPQSREFDENWPGGRTNHYWFDLNRDWLLMQHPESKGRVAKFHEWVPQILTDHHEMGTNATYFFQPGIPSRTHPITPQRNQDLTGAIAEYHADALDEIQSLYYSKESFDDFYYGKGSTYPDVNGSIGILFEQASSRGHAQESIHGILEFPFTIRNQFTTSLSTLEAAQSLREELLANTREFYQEAAEEADDASIKAYVFGEEADQARTKHLAEMLKRNQVEVYELARDYNDFKAGKAYIVPTNQKQYKLITALFERRTEFTDSLFYDVSAWTMPYAFNLPFSELNRGYNKNMLGDAFSLDDLNLTGSLNGGKANYAYAFEWDEYYAPRALYRLLANGVRAKVASRTFKSITENGAKDFDYGTILVPMGVQDDPEKVHELIQTITKEDGITVYNLTTGLTPAGMDLGSNNFENLQDPKVAVIGGSGTSSYEVGEVWHLFDQRYHMPVTILEYEELDGADLDRYNVIVSSGYGMNDRAAENLKEWVQEGGTLIAYRNALDWAESQGFANIEFIDDEDKEDEEGEEEEVEVRPYVKQGPDSGAEYIGGSIFNAKLDLTHPLGYGYNDDEITVFRSTTTFMKKGENPYSTPLYYTDNPLASGYSNDENLENAKGSAAIVVSRLGGGRVIAMADNPNFRAFWYGTNKLFANAVFFGHTISGSTTN; this is translated from the coding sequence ATGAAAGCTCTCTTTACTGCTCTTTTCTCTTTGCTATTCGGGATGATGACCCACGCCCAGGTTCTAAACCCTGAACCCGTCACCCTTGATTATTACCTGCCGGACGGCGTTACCTATAATTCTGAAATTCCCACCCCTAAAGAAGTTCTGGGAGCTGAGCTGGGTGAGTGGCACGTGCGCCACGATCAGCTGGTGAAGTACATGTATGCGGTTGCCGAAGCCTCCAATCGAGTTACCATCACCGAGTATGCCCGGACTTACGAAAACCGGCCGCTATTGATGCTTACCATCACCTCACCCCAAAACCAGCGCAATATCGACCAAATTAAAGAAGAGCATGTAAAGCTAACCGACGCTTCTGTATCTGATGAGCTGAACCTTGACGAAATGCCGGTTGTGGTAACCATGAGCTACAGCGTACATGGAAATGAGCCAAGCGGGTCTAACGCTTCTTTAGCTGTCGTTTATCACCTGGCTGCTGCTCAGGGTTCTGAGATTAATGAGATGCTTAATAACACTGTGATTCTGATTGACCCGAGCATCAACCCGGATGGATTAAGCCGATTTGCTCACTGGGCGAATATCCACAAGAGTAAAAATGTATTGGTAACCGACCCGCAAAGCCGGGAGTTTGACGAAAACTGGCCGGGCGGACGAACCAATCACTACTGGTTTGACCTGAACCGCGACTGGTTGTTGATGCAGCATCCCGAAAGCAAAGGTCGTGTAGCCAAGTTCCACGAATGGGTACCACAGATTCTGACCGATCACCACGAGATGGGAACCAATGCCACCTACTTTTTCCAGCCCGGTATTCCTTCGCGAACGCACCCTATCACCCCGCAGCGAAACCAGGACCTGACCGGAGCGATCGCTGAATATCACGCCGATGCGCTGGATGAAATCCAGTCGCTCTATTATTCCAAGGAAAGCTTCGATGACTTTTACTATGGAAAAGGCTCAACCTACCCTGATGTAAATGGCTCTATCGGCATTCTGTTTGAGCAGGCCAGTTCACGCGGGCATGCACAGGAAAGCATTCACGGAATTCTTGAGTTTCCGTTCACCATCCGCAACCAGTTTACGACCTCTCTTTCCACACTGGAAGCGGCGCAAAGCCTGAGAGAAGAACTGCTGGCCAACACCCGCGAGTTTTATCAGGAAGCCGCTGAAGAAGCGGATGATGCATCCATCAAAGCATACGTATTTGGAGAAGAAGCTGATCAAGCCCGAACCAAGCACCTTGCTGAGATGCTGAAGCGAAATCAGGTTGAGGTGTACGAACTGGCAAGAGACTATAACGACTTCAAAGCCGGAAAAGCGTACATCGTACCTACCAACCAAAAGCAGTATAAGCTGATTACCGCGCTTTTTGAGCGACGAACCGAATTCACCGACAGCCTTTTTTATGATGTTTCTGCCTGGACCATGCCCTATGCATTCAACCTGCCGTTTTCGGAGCTGAACCGGGGCTACAACAAAAATATGCTGGGCGACGCCTTTTCTCTGGACGACTTAAACCTGACCGGATCCTTGAATGGTGGCAAAGCTAATTATGCCTATGCTTTTGAGTGGGATGAATATTATGCACCACGGGCACTGTACCGACTGCTGGCTAATGGAGTGAGAGCTAAGGTGGCCTCCCGTACTTTCAAATCCATTACCGAAAACGGGGCAAAAGACTTTGATTATGGCACCATTTTGGTTCCTATGGGCGTTCAGGATGATCCCGAAAAAGTACATGAGCTTATTCAGACCATTACTAAGGAAGATGGCATTACCGTGTACAACCTCACCACAGGTTTAACTCCGGCAGGTATGGATCTTGGAAGTAATAATTTCGAAAACCTTCAGGACCCTAAAGTGGCCGTTATTGGCGGATCGGGAACCAGCTCGTATGAAGTTGGTGAAGTATGGCACCTATTCGACCAGCGGTACCATATGCCGGTTACCATTCTTGAATATGAAGAGCTTGACGGAGCCGATCTCGATCGATACAATGTGATTGTTTCCAGCGGCTACGGAATGAACGACCGCGCCGCAGAAAACCTGAAAGAATGGGTTCAAGAAGGTGGAACGTTAATCGCTTACAGAAATGCACTTGATTGGGCAGAATCTCAGGGCTTCGCCAACATCGAATTTATTGACGATGAAGACAAGGAAGATGAAGAAGGCGAGGAAGAAGAAGTTGAAGTACGGCCGTATGTAAAACAAGGCCCGGATTCAGGAGCTGAATATATCGGTGGCTCAATCTTTAACGCCAAACTCGACCTGACCCATCCTCTTGGCTACGGATATAATGATGACGAAATCACTGTATTCCGTAGTACCACCACTTTTATGAAGAAAGGAGAAAATCCGTATTCCACTCCGCTTTATTACACGGATAACCCGTTAGCCAGCGGGTACAGCAATGATGAGAATCTTGAAAATGCCAAAGGCTCTGCAGCTATTGTTGTGAGTCGGTTAGGCGGAGGACGAGTGATTGCCATGGCTGACAACCCCAACTTCCGTGCCTTCTGGTATGGCACCAATAAGTTGTTTGCCAATGCCGTTTTCTTCGGTCATACCATCAGCGGGAGTACGACTAATTAA